The following proteins come from a genomic window of Flavobacterium crocinum:
- a CDS encoding DUF5977 domain-containing protein, translating to MGNTGYKSFAALELYYVDDGTPTGQPTKPNVVTDPDYIAPVLDTVTCAPSTRYYSVEKKLSAKRNNCGSGYTGSTVTLTSYPNQFFSTVSLADANAQADAWLAANVQTYANNAGKCEVTYTPPTGGGGGGSGCLVEGTLITLPDGTTKPIEELTLDQLLLSVEIETLQDTNNTEELYKWSSTDLSENRIVSPITKLTHKIAYETIIVNDGLFEATPTHLQLVQRDGFWRFIPLGDIQLGDNLYTINQEIIPVTAVTVNLEKRNIYPMTLNPFHTFFANGILTHNYKQAIDTDY from the coding sequence ATGGGAAATACAGGATATAAATCTTTTGCAGCACTCGAATTATATTATGTGGATGACGGAACTCCGACAGGACAACCAACAAAACCAAATGTAGTTACAGATCCCGATTATATTGCACCGGTTTTAGATACCGTTACTTGTGCTCCCAGTACAAGATATTATAGTGTAGAAAAAAAATTAAGTGCCAAAAGAAACAACTGTGGAAGTGGATATACTGGAAGTACTGTAACACTAACTTCCTATCCAAATCAGTTTTTCTCTACCGTAAGTCTTGCTGATGCTAACGCACAGGCAGATGCCTGGCTGGCTGCAAATGTACAGACTTATGCCAATAACGCAGGAAAATGTGAAGTTACGTATACTCCTCCTACCGGAGGCGGAGGTGGCGGAAGCGGATGTCTTGTTGAAGGTACTCTGATCACATTACCTGATGGCACAACAAAGCCAATTGAGGAACTTACTCTTGACCAGCTTTTGCTTTCTGTTGAAATTGAAACTCTTCAGGATACCAATAACACGGAAGAATTGTATAAATGGTCTTCCACTGACTTATCAGAAAACAGAATTGTTTCTCCAATAACCAAACTGACTCACAAAATTGCCTACGAAACAATTATCGTAAATGATGGTTTGTTTGAGGCCACTCCTACTCACTTGCAATTAGTTCAGCGTGATGGTTTCTGGAGATTTATTCCTTTGGGAGATATTCAGCTTGGAGATAATTTATACACGATCAATCAGGAAATTATCCCAGTTACTGCTGTAACAGTTAATTTGGAAAAACGAAATATTTATCCAATGACTTTAAATCCATTTCACACCTTTTTTGCAAATGGAATTTTAACTCATAATTACAAACAAGCAATAGACACGGATTACTAG
- a CDS encoding DUF5977 domain-containing protein: MEYYNIARSMTAAKNDCAAGVMGTSVTLTANANKFVSTVSVEDANAKADAWLAANVQAYANNAGSCRITAWRGVNPSCVVEPTVTLSPFNYMVIRYKWALGAGQDFDTYTGIINSGTSLDNKWMGWGHGFDNEIPANAIAANSYIMWAGDNQKANGVEACLVNFSKITSDYPNLNTVQVRMAGSWYDAVGTGNIDVEIVTYLGGTMEKSGYDIINVGGTLVDQKNFSKKVPIQGKNLAKNIEAVTNLGYITYIKDSSTGQIVIKY, encoded by the coding sequence ATGGAATATTACAATATAGCCAGGTCGATGACTGCGGCAAAAAATGATTGCGCTGCCGGAGTCATGGGTACTTCCGTCACGCTTACTGCAAATGCCAATAAATTTGTATCGACCGTTAGTGTCGAAGATGCAAATGCAAAAGCAGATGCATGGTTGGCAGCAAATGTTCAGGCTTATGCAAATAATGCAGGTTCCTGCAGAATCACAGCCTGGAGAGGCGTAAATCCTTCTTGTGTGGTTGAACCCACTGTAACGCTGTCTCCTTTTAACTATATGGTTATTAGATACAAATGGGCATTAGGAGCAGGTCAGGATTTTGACACTTATACCGGAATCATAAACTCCGGAACTTCTCTGGACAACAAATGGATGGGATGGGGACACGGATTTGATAACGAGATTCCTGCAAATGCTATAGCTGCCAATTCCTACATTATGTGGGCAGGTGATAACCAAAAAGCAAACGGTGTGGAAGCCTGTCTCGTCAATTTCAGTAAAATTACCAGCGATTATCCAAATCTTAATACCGTACAGGTAAGAATGGCAGGGTCATGGTATGATGCTGTTGGAACAGGAAATATCGATGTTGAAATCGTAACCTATCTTGGTGGTACAATGGAAAAATCAGGCTACGACATTATTAACGTTGGCGGAACTCTGGTTGATCAAAAGAACTTCTCTAAAAAAGTACCAATTCAGGGTAAAAATCTGGCTAAAAATATTGAAGCTGTTACTAATCTCGGCTACATCACCTACATCAAAGATTCGTCTACAGGACAAATCGTAATTAAATATTAA
- a CDS encoding BspA family leucine-rich repeat surface protein has protein sequence MNPLLFYEYGLSKTTPALPFVSTWKTDNVSSGSSNALQVKLPLINTGTYAFTVDWGDGTSNYITSYNQAQTLHTYTSSGNYTIKITGTCKGWRFGTWGDRLKILSISSWGELKLGTDEGWYFAGCTNLDLSDVSDVLNLAETTSLAYCFSSCTSLSTVNKMDEWNTSSVVFMNSMLSGASAFNQNIGSWNTSAVSDMNNMFTSAALFNQNISLWNVSNVTNFAYTFYGALTFNQNLGAWDVTKVISFAGMFQNAIVFNNGESSDINNWVLNTSNPVNMTYMFRGASLFNQPLNNWNTSAVENMSAMFYLDKAFNQPLNNWDTSSVKDMSAMFSECINFNQNIGIWNVSKVTNFFSMFKSANAFNNGGSSNINGWVLNLNGSVNLANMFESAITFNQPLNNWNTSTVTNMGYMFASAKAFNQPLNNWNTSAVTNMAGMFYWASTFNQNLGSWDVGNVKSFQEMFGSALAFNNGGSPDINNWNTTNCTDISYMFQSTYVFNQPIGNWNTSSVTNMRALFNANTYFNQPLNNWNTSLVKDMSYTFSNASSFNQSLYNWNTSNVTNMSNMFGYGSFNQDISMWNISKVLDFQGFMANRRSSLSTLNLDALYNGWSSRPVQPGITITFGLNKRTSASDTGKAILTGAPNNWIISDGGI, from the coding sequence ATGAATCCATTATTATTTTATGAATATGGGCTAAGCAAAACTACCCCTGCTCTTCCATTTGTTTCTACCTGGAAAACTGATAATGTTTCTTCAGGTTCTAGTAATGCTTTACAAGTAAAACTACCTTTAATTAACACAGGTACTTATGCTTTTACTGTAGATTGGGGTGATGGTACCTCAAATTACATTACATCATACAATCAAGCTCAAACCTTACATACTTATACTTCTTCAGGCAATTACACAATCAAAATTACGGGAACATGTAAGGGATGGAGGTTTGGAACTTGGGGAGATCGATTAAAAATTTTATCTATAAGTTCTTGGGGAGAATTAAAACTTGGGACTGACGAAGGTTGGTATTTTGCTGGGTGCACTAATTTAGATTTATCTGACGTATCTGACGTATTAAATTTAGCAGAGACCACTTCATTAGCTTATTGCTTTTCTTCGTGCACATCTCTTTCTACCGTTAATAAAATGGATGAATGGAACACTTCTTCAGTAGTGTTTATGAATAGTATGTTGAGTGGTGCTTCAGCATTCAATCAAAATATTGGTTCTTGGAACACTTCAGCTGTTTCGGATATGAATAACATGTTTACTTCGGCTGCATTGTTCAATCAAAACATTAGTCTTTGGAATGTTTCTAATGTAACAAATTTTGCATATACATTTTATGGCGCATTGACATTCAATCAAAATTTAGGAGCTTGGGATGTTACCAAAGTAATTTCATTTGCAGGTATGTTTCAAAATGCAATAGTATTCAACAATGGCGAAAGCTCTGATATAAATAATTGGGTGTTAAACACAAGCAATCCTGTTAATATGACTTACATGTTTCGAGGTGCATCTTTATTTAATCAGCCTTTAAACAACTGGAATACATCTGCTGTTGAGAATATGAGCGCTATGTTTTATTTAGATAAAGCATTTAATCAACCCTTAAATAATTGGGATACATCATCAGTTAAGGATATGTCTGCTATGTTTTCTGAATGCATAAATTTTAACCAGAATATAGGAATTTGGAATGTTAGTAAAGTGACAAACTTTTTTTCGATGTTTAAATCTGCTAATGCTTTTAATAATGGGGGAAGTTCTAATATAAATGGATGGGTTCTAAATCTAAATGGATCAGTAAATTTGGCTAACATGTTTGAATCAGCTATTACATTCAATCAGCCTTTAAATAACTGGAATACATCTACTGTAACAAATATGGGATACATGTTTGCTTCAGCAAAAGCTTTCAATCAACCTTTAAACAATTGGAATACATCTGCTGTAACAAATATGGCTGGCATGTTCTATTGGGCTTCAACTTTTAACCAAAATTTAGGTTCTTGGGACGTAGGTAACGTTAAAAGTTTTCAAGAAATGTTTGGATCTGCATTAGCTTTTAATAATGGAGGAAGTCCTGACATTAACAATTGGAACACAACAAATTGTACTGACATATCTTACATGTTTCAATCTACATATGTATTTAATCAGCCTATTGGCAATTGGAATACATCATCAGTTACAAACATGAGAGCTCTTTTTAATGCAAATACTTACTTCAATCAACCTTTAAATAACTGGAATACATCTTTAGTAAAGGATATGTCCTACACTTTCTCAAACGCAAGTAGTTTTAATCAATCTTTATACAATTGGAATACGTCAAACGTTACAAATATGAGCAATATGTTTGGATACGGCAGCTTTAATCAAGACATTAGCATGTGGAACATTAGCAAAGTATTAGATTTTCAAGGATTTATGGCTAACAGAAGATCTTCTCTTTCTACACTAAATCTGGATGCCCTTTATAATGGATGGAGTTCAAGACCCGTCCAACCTGGTATTACAATAACATTCGGTTTAAACAAACGAACTTCAGCATCAGATACAGGAAAAGCAATATTAACAGGAGCACCTAATAACTGGATAATCAGTGATGGCGGCATATAA